Below is a window of uncultured Cohaesibacter sp. DNA.
CGGCAGATCTTCCCGCCCCGGCAACAGCCCCTTGAGATTGCCGATGCTGTCAACGGTGACAGTGAGCCCCAGCTCCTTCATCCAGCCAACGACGCGATCACGCCCCAGCTTGTCCGTATCACTGAGGGCCAATCGACACACGCCGCCGCCCTCAAGCGCCCCATCCTGCCCCAAGGCCATAAGGCGCCCGAGCAATCGATCAATATCGATGCGCAGATTGCTGAAAGTCGGGTGTGTCATTGTCCAAGTACCTCACTTGCTGATTTGCCAACAATTGTCTTATAGGCATCCGGATCCGTGTCTCCTTCGCTGTTGACTACGAAGACATGACTGTCTGGACCGAGCCCCATTTCTTTTCTCAAGGCCTCATCCTGCGCAGCAGCAACAAGACCGGCTAGCCCGGAAATTCCGGTTTCGCCAGCCACCACCGGGCGATCATCGCTGCCCCGTTCGGCCAGATAGCGCATCATCAAAGGCACGGCATCGTCATTGAGCGTTACCATGAAATCGGCACCGGTCTCCAGCACCGGCCATGCAATCAGCGAAACCTCGCCACAGGACAATCCGGCCATGGCCGAGTCGATATCCCCTGTCACGGCAACCGGTTTGCCCGCCACAAGGCTTTCATACCAGCAGGCGCATTTTTCGGGCTCGACGATGGTTGTCACGGGGCGTTTGTCGCCATAAGCCTGCCAGAAGCGGGCCGCGCTGGCAGACGCCATGCCGCCAACGCCAGCCTGCAGGAATATATGAGTGACGGGAGGCTCACCGTTGAGCTGCTCAAGCGCCTCATCGACCATCAGCATATAGCCCTGCGTCACATCGCGCGGTGCAATGACGGTTTCGCCATCAGAGGTATCGGGAATGACAAACCAGCCCTCTTTTCTTGCCGTCTGGTCGGCCATGCGCACCGCATCATCGAACGAGCCATCCACTTGCCGGATTTCCGCGCCATAGGAGGCAATCGCATCCTTGCGCTGCTGGCTGACCGAAGAACAGACAAAAATGACGCAACGACAGCCAATCATGCGCGCGCCCCAGGCCACCGAGCGGCCATGATTGCCATCGGTCGCGGCTGTAACCGTCAGACCGGCAACCCGCGCCTTCATGTCAGGGGCCAAAAGATCTGGCGTCTCGATACCCGTCTCCCCGGCAAGATGGCGGCTCAACGCCCGACTGACTGCATAGGCACCACCCAGCGGCTTGAAACTGCCCAGCCCGAAGCGCACGGATTCATCCTTGAACCAGATCTTGCCCAGACCAAGCTCGGCAGCAAGATCGGATAGATCTCGTATGGGAGAAGGCGCATAGTCGGGCCAGTTGCTGATCGTGCGCCGCGCTATCTCCATGCCGTCAGCCTCAAAGGGAAGTTCAGGCAGAGAGAGGGAAGCTGCAGGATTTCTGGCCGCCCGCTCAAGAGAAATCTTTATCATTGTCTGTCATTTTCCGGTTTGATCGGCTCTTTTGATCCCTGCCCCTGATGACCATTGCACATAAGCGCCGGGCAGAAAGCAGGGATCAGAAAAGCCGTTCTGAGGGAGAAAATACGGCGGACAGACATGCCCGCCGCAAAGTTGGACTGCGATTATTTATATTCTTCGATATTGGCCATCAGGGCATTCAGCATGTCGGTGCCTTCCGCGCCGAACTGCTCTTCGATCAGCTTGCGCACGGCAGGCTGGGCAATGGCGGCGAATTTGGCCGATTCTTCCGGGCTGACTGCGTTGATTTCCATTTTCTTGGCCAGCTTCGGCAGACCCTTGTCAGATGCTTCGATGATGCGCGAAATACCACGACCGGCATTGGTTGCCACCTCGGAAGCCCAATCGACAATTGCCTTATGCTCTGGCTTGAGATTGTTGTAGAAATCGCCATTCATGAACCAGACATATGGCGTGATGACATGGTTGGTGATGGAGAGATATTTCTGCACCTCATCGAACTTGGCGAAGGCAATGATCGGGATCGGGTTCATCTGGCCATCGGCAACACCGGTCTGCAGCGCCGTGTAGACTTCCGCCCATGGCAACGGCGTGGACTGGGCACCGAGCGAATTGACCATGGCCTGATGGGTTGGCAGGGTCATGGTGCGCAGGCGCAGCCCCTTCATGTCTTCAACCGTCTTGATCGGGCGCTTGGAGTTGGTGAAGGCAAAGAAGCCGCCACTATCCAGCAGGGCCAGCGTATGCAGGCCGGTCTTGGCATCCATGTCGGCAGCAAATTTCTTGCCGAAGTCGCTCTCCAGCGACATCACCTTGTCTGACACATAGATATTGGGGAAGGCAAAGGGAATGTCGAACACACCAACCAGCGGATAATGCTGGGCCACGCCGCCGGACGAGGAAATACAGGATTCCACGATGCCGTCACGCACCTGCT
It encodes the following:
- a CDS encoding diaminopropionate ammonia-lyase, which encodes MIKISLERAARNPAASLSLPELPFEADGMEIARRTISNWPDYAPSPIRDLSDLAAELGLGKIWFKDESVRFGLGSFKPLGGAYAVSRALSRHLAGETGIETPDLLAPDMKARVAGLTVTAATDGNHGRSVAWGARMIGCRCVIFVCSSVSQQRKDAIASYGAEIRQVDGSFDDAVRMADQTARKEGWFVIPDTSDGETVIAPRDVTQGYMLMVDEALEQLNGEPPVTHIFLQAGVGGMASASAARFWQAYGDKRPVTTIVEPEKCACWYESLVAGKPVAVTGDIDSAMAGLSCGEVSLIAWPVLETGADFMVTLNDDAVPLMMRYLAERGSDDRPVVAGETGISGLAGLVAAAQDEALRKEMGLGPDSHVFVVNSEGDTDPDAYKTIVGKSASEVLGQ
- a CDS encoding DctP family TRAP transporter solute-binding subunit, whose translation is MKLMNSVKSVMLGAFAATVMAGTALAADVTIRIGHLNPADPTESHSGAMTAVFKSLVETASNGEIEVKLFPNGQLGKDNEVIQQVRDGIVESCISSSGGVAQHYPLVGVFDIPFAFPNIYVSDKVMSLESDFGKKFAADMDAKTGLHTLALLDSGGFFAFTNSKRPIKTVEDMKGLRLRTMTLPTHQAMVNSLGAQSTPLPWAEVYTALQTGVADGQMNPIPIIAFAKFDEVQKYLSITNHVITPYVWFMNGDFYNNLKPEHKAIVDWASEVATNAGRGISRIIEASDKGLPKLAKKMEINAVSPEESAKFAAIAQPAVRKLIEEQFGAEGTDMLNALMANIEEYK